In Melanotaenia boesemani isolate fMelBoe1 chromosome 18, fMelBoe1.pri, whole genome shotgun sequence, the following proteins share a genomic window:
- the prmt6 gene encoding protein arginine N-methyltransferase 6, with product MSHAGKKRKLDKSRQDSLYFDSYSDVTIHEEMIADHVRTNTYRMAILRNSESIRGKVVLDVGAGTGVLSMFCAQAGAKKVYAVEACSIAEQAVKIVKHNNMEDRIEVIRGTVETVNLPEKVEVIVSEWMGYALLHESMLNSVLYARDKWLKPGGIILPSKAELYIAPICDPVAEDRLHFWYTVKDQYGVDMSCMCDFARKCIMNSDITVNTVTVEDVLSHPACFAELDLYSVTTEELRAVKGHFRCESFGSAAVNAFCVYFTVTFPCPDKPQALVLSTSPFKPETHWKQAVLYLDSPMEVVQDTLITGEINMYPSEESARHICIHVDFTVGEHKRQSKTFSIPDWSSDPQP from the coding sequence ATGTCTCATGCTgggaaaaagaggaaattgGACAAAAGTAGGCAGGACAGCCTCTATTTTGATAGTTATTCCGATGTGACTATCCACGAGGAGATGATAGCAGACCACGTCCGAACTAACACCTACCGGATGGCGATACTTAGAAACAGTGAATCAATTCGCGGGAAAGTTGTGCTGGATGTGGGTGCTGGCACCGGCGTTTTGAGCATGTTCTGTGCGCAAGCCGGTGCTAAGAAAGTGTACGCCGTGGAGGCCTGTTCGATAGCCGAACAGGCTGTGAAAATAGTGAAACACAACAATATGGAGGACAGAATCGAGGTCATTCGAGGAACAGTAGAGACTGTGAACCTCCCGGAGAAGGTGGAGGTGATAGTGAGCGAGTGGATGGGTTACGCTCTTCTGCACGAATCCATGCTCAATTCCGTGCTATACGCGCGCGACAAGTGGCTGAAACCCGGGGGCATTATTCTTCCAAGTAAAGCCGAACTCTACATCGCACCCATCTGCGACCCTGTGGCGGAGGACCGTTTACATTTCTGGTACACCGTCAAGGACCAGTATGGCGTCGACATGTCATGCATGTGCGATTTTGCCCGGAAATGCATCATGAACTCTGACATCACGGTCAACACGGTGACCGTGGAGGACGTGCTCTCCCACCCGGCTTGCTTCGCGGAGCTCGACCTCTACTCGGTCACCACGGAGGAGCTGCGGGcggtgaagggtcacttcaggTGCGAGTCGTTCGGCTCAGCGGCCGTGAACGCCTTCTGTGTTTACTTCACGGTCACTTTCCCCTGCCCGGACAAACCGCAGGCGCTCGTGCTGTCCACGTCCCCGTTCAAACCAGAGACTCACTGGAAACAGGCGGTGCTGTACCTCGACTCTCCGATGGAAGTGGTGCAGGACACCCTGATAACCGGAGAGATTAACATGTATCCCTCGGAGGAAAGTGCCAGACATATATGCATCCATGTTGACTTCACTGTAGGAGAGCACAAGAGACAATCCAAGACTTTTTCCATCCCTGACTGGAGCTCAGATCCTCAACCTTAA